Proteins found in one Labrenzia sp. VG12 genomic segment:
- a CDS encoding BMP family protein gives MKKFLTIGTALAGLAFSAAVAAADTKPAVLYDLGGRFDKSFNEAAYTGAEKFKEDYGIEYRDFEIQNDSQREQALRNFAKRGMNPIVAIGFSQANAVEKVAKEFPDTQFAIVDMVVDLPNVRSILFKEHEGSYIVGMLAAMASETGKVGFVGGMDIPLIRKFACGYKQGVMATNGDAEVFENMTGTTGAAWNDPVKGGELAKSQFDRGADVVYHAAGGTGIGVLQAAADAGKLGIGVDSNQNALHPGSVLTSMLKRVDIAVYQAFEDAENDAWSSGFEVLGLKEGGVDWALDDNNAELVNEEMRAKVEEATQKIISGEIVVHDYMSDESCPG, from the coding sequence GTGAAAAAGTTTCTAACCATCGGTACGGCACTTGCCGGTTTGGCCTTCTCGGCCGCAGTAGCCGCAGCGGACACCAAACCCGCCGTTCTTTATGATCTGGGCGGCCGTTTCGACAAGTCGTTCAACGAAGCCGCCTATACCGGTGCCGAAAAATTCAAAGAAGACTACGGCATCGAATACCGCGACTTCGAAATCCAGAACGACAGCCAGCGTGAACAGGCCCTGCGCAACTTCGCCAAGCGCGGCATGAACCCGATCGTTGCCATCGGCTTCTCCCAGGCCAACGCTGTTGAGAAAGTCGCCAAGGAATTCCCGGACACGCAGTTCGCCATCGTCGACATGGTTGTCGATCTGCCGAACGTGCGCTCCATCCTGTTCAAGGAGCATGAAGGTTCCTACATCGTCGGCATGCTTGCCGCGATGGCGTCCGAAACCGGCAAGGTCGGTTTTGTCGGCGGCATGGACATCCCGCTGATCCGCAAGTTTGCCTGCGGCTACAAGCAGGGCGTCATGGCCACCAATGGCGACGCGGAAGTTTTCGAAAACATGACCGGCACCACCGGCGCAGCCTGGAACGACCCTGTCAAGGGCGGTGAGCTGGCCAAGTCTCAGTTCGACCGCGGCGCGGACGTCGTCTATCACGCAGCAGGCGGCACCGGCATTGGTGTTCTGCAGGCAGCTGCCGACGCCGGCAAGCTCGGCATCGGTGTGGACAGCAACCAGAACGCCCTGCATCCTGGTTCCGTTCTCACCTCCATGCTGAAGCGCGTCGACATTGCCGTCTACCAGGCATTCGAAGACGCTGAAAACGACGCCTGGTCTTCCGGCTTCGAGGTTCTCGGCCTGAAGGAAGGTGGTGTCGACTGGGCCCTCGACGACAACAATGCCGAGCTGGTCAATGAAGAGATGAGAGCCAAGGTCGAAGAAGCGACCCAAAAGATCATCTCCGGCGAAATCGTTGTTCATGACTACATGAGCGACGAATCCTGCCCGGGTTAA
- a CDS encoding BMP family protein has translation MIRFKFLFSAALVAAAFGAAAAQAEPAIVYSVGGKFDGSFNESAFGGVTRFQEETGSAVREFALERDSQSLQALRNFASRGNAPVVAIGFNQANALSQVAPDFPETDFAIVDMVVDQPNVRSYVFKEHEGAYIGGLLAAMASKSGTVGFVGGMDIPIIQRFLCGYKQGALAADPDVQVVFNMTGDTPAAFANPVRGGELATGQIKRGADVIIQAAGGTGLGVLQAAADAGVLGMGTDSNQNGLHPGRVLTSIRKRVDNAVFDSFQSAANGTFEPGIQVLGLAEGGMDWVLDDNNRELITAEMQAAADAAVQGISAGTIKVHDVVTEGACPF, from the coding sequence ATGATCCGCTTCAAATTCCTGTTTTCGGCTGCCCTGGTTGCCGCAGCGTTCGGTGCTGCAGCGGCCCAGGCTGAGCCTGCCATCGTCTATTCGGTCGGTGGCAAGTTCGACGGTTCGTTCAATGAGAGCGCCTTTGGCGGCGTGACCCGGTTTCAGGAGGAAACCGGCAGCGCTGTCCGCGAGTTTGCACTTGAACGCGATTCCCAGAGCCTGCAGGCGCTGCGCAATTTTGCCAGCCGTGGCAATGCCCCGGTTGTCGCCATCGGCTTCAACCAGGCGAACGCCCTGTCGCAGGTGGCACCCGACTTTCCCGAGACGGATTTTGCGATTGTCGACATGGTGGTCGATCAGCCGAATGTGCGCTCCTATGTCTTCAAGGAGCACGAAGGCGCCTATATTGGCGGCCTCCTGGCGGCGATGGCATCCAAAAGCGGCACGGTCGGCTTTGTTGGCGGCATGGACATTCCGATCATTCAGCGCTTCCTGTGCGGCTACAAGCAGGGGGCGCTCGCGGCCGACCCGGATGTGCAGGTCGTGTTCAACATGACCGGCGACACACCGGCCGCCTTTGCCAATCCCGTGCGCGGCGGTGAACTGGCGACCGGCCAGATCAAGCGCGGCGCCGATGTCATCATCCAGGCAGCCGGCGGAACCGGGCTCGGCGTGCTGCAGGCAGCGGCCGACGCAGGCGTGCTCGGCATGGGGACCGACAGCAACCAGAACGGCCTGCACCCGGGCAGGGTGCTGACCTCCATTCGCAAGCGTGTCGACAATGCGGTCTTCGACAGTTTCCAGTCTGCGGCCAATGGCACGTTCGAACCCGGCATTCAGGTGCTTGGTCTTGCCGAGGGGGGCATGGACTGGGTTCTGGATGACAACAACCGCGAACTGATCACGGCGGAGATGCAGGCTGCGGCAGACGCTGCGGTGCAAGGGATCTCCGCGGGAACCATCAAGGTTCATGATGTCGTCACCGAAGGCGCGTGCCCTTTTTAA
- a CDS encoding ABC transporter ATP-binding protein: protein MSDTPAIELRKINKRFGPVHANKDIDLVVKKGSIHGIIGENGAGKSTLMSILYGFYQADDGDILVNGNKVSIPDSKAAIGLGVGMVHQHFMLVDNFSVLENVVLGAEDSQMLAGGLSRARTELKRLEEEYELRVDPDALIQDLPVGLQQRVEILKALYRSAEVLILDEPTGVLTPAEADHLFKILDVLKNEGKTVLLITHKLREIMKATDAVSVMRRGEMVATRETKNTSMEELAELMVGRSVLLRVDKKPAEPKAPVMEVENLTVTDSRGVQVVKDVSFEVRAGEIVGIAGVSGNGQSELLETLSGIRRATRGTLKINGETIDLGTSALDAADMRDKNMGHVPEDRHRMGLINSFAEYENSILGYHRDPAYSKGWLLDLAAIKKNAVAEIEKYDIRPPSPMLKTANFSGGNQQKIVLAREIERDPEVLLIGQPTRGVDIGAIEFIHRRIVELRDQGKGIVLVSVELDEIRALSDRVLVMFDGRIVGERGANAEEGELGLLMAGVEDSNKTAAEGGAQ, encoded by the coding sequence ATGAGCGACACGCCGGCAATTGAACTGCGCAAGATCAACAAGCGCTTTGGACCCGTTCACGCCAACAAGGATATCGACCTTGTGGTGAAGAAAGGGTCCATTCACGGGATCATCGGAGAAAACGGCGCCGGCAAGTCCACGCTGATGTCGATCCTCTACGGCTTTTACCAGGCGGATGACGGCGACATTCTCGTCAATGGAAACAAGGTGTCGATCCCCGATTCCAAGGCGGCGATCGGCCTTGGCGTCGGCATGGTGCACCAGCATTTCATGCTGGTCGACAATTTCTCCGTTCTGGAGAATGTGGTCCTTGGCGCCGAAGACAGCCAGATGCTGGCAGGCGGATTGTCCCGTGCACGCACCGAACTGAAGCGCCTGGAAGAAGAATATGAGCTGCGCGTCGATCCGGATGCGCTGATCCAGGATCTGCCGGTCGGATTGCAGCAGCGGGTGGAAATCCTCAAGGCGCTCTATCGCAGCGCCGAGGTCCTGATCCTGGACGAACCGACCGGCGTCCTGACGCCGGCAGAGGCCGATCACCTGTTCAAGATCCTCGATGTCCTGAAAAACGAGGGCAAGACGGTTCTGCTGATCACCCACAAGCTGCGCGAGATCATGAAGGCGACCGACGCGGTTTCCGTCATGCGCCGCGGCGAGATGGTGGCGACGCGCGAAACAAAGAACACCTCCATGGAAGAACTCGCCGAATTGATGGTCGGCCGCAGCGTTCTCCTGCGGGTCGACAAGAAACCGGCCGAACCCAAGGCCCCGGTGATGGAGGTCGAGAACCTGACCGTCACCGACAGCCGGGGTGTCCAGGTGGTCAAGGACGTGTCTTTCGAGGTCCGGGCCGGCGAGATCGTCGGGATTGCCGGTGTCTCCGGCAATGGCCAGTCGGAACTGCTCGAAACCCTGTCCGGTATTCGCCGGGCGACGCGCGGCACGCTCAAGATCAATGGGGAAACCATCGATCTCGGCACCAGCGCGCTCGACGCCGCCGACATGCGCGACAAGAACATGGGCCACGTGCCGGAAGACCGGCACCGCATGGGTCTGATCAACAGTTTCGCCGAATACGAGAACTCCATTCTCGGCTATCACCGCGACCCGGCCTATTCCAAGGGCTGGCTCTTGGACCTGGCAGCCATCAAGAAAAACGCGGTTGCCGAGATCGAGAAATACGATATCCGCCCGCCAAGCCCGATGCTGAAAACCGCGAATTTCTCCGGCGGCAACCAGCAGAAGATCGTGCTGGCCCGCGAGATCGAGCGCGATCCGGAAGTTCTCCTGATCGGTCAGCCGACTCGCGGCGTCGATATTGGCGCGATCGAATTCATCCATCGCCGCATCGTCGAACTGCGCGACCAGGGCAAGGGCATTGTGCTTGTCTCGGTCGAACTCGACGAGATCCGGGCGCTTTCCGACCGGGTCCTGGTCATGTTTGACGGCCGCATCGTCGGCGAACGCGGTGCCAATGCCGAAGAAGGCGAACTGGGCCTGCTGATGGCCGGTGTCGAAGACAGCAACAAGACTGCCGCTGAGGGAGGGGCCCAATGA
- a CDS encoding ABC transporter permease, producing MSAGQLPRWVDYGLIPFLNLAAAFLVSGLVVILIGENPLKAVQVLLWGSMGYAEGIGFTLFYATNFIFTGLAVAVAFHAGLFNIGGEGQAYLGGLGVAIACLALDQYVPWYVTLPFAIICSAATGAAWAFIPAWLQAKRGSHVVITTIMFNYISYSLMVYLLVNVLKEKGSMQTETRTFEEGGRLPMLNDLFPSLGFGYSPVNLSLFIALAACVLVWLLVFRTRLGFEIRSFGANATAAVYAGISPVRTIIITMLISGGLAGMMAINEIMGSQHRLLVDFVTGYGFVGIAVALMGRAHPVGIVLAAILFGMLYQGGAELSFEMPNITRDMIIVIQGLVILFAGALEHMFRPTIVRIFTPSRALAAKEA from the coding sequence ATGAGTGCCGGTCAGCTTCCACGTTGGGTCGATTACGGCCTGATCCCGTTCCTGAACCTTGCCGCGGCGTTTCTCGTCTCCGGCCTGGTGGTGATCCTGATCGGGGAAAACCCGCTGAAGGCGGTCCAGGTCCTGCTCTGGGGTTCCATGGGTTATGCCGAGGGCATCGGCTTCACGCTGTTTTATGCCACCAACTTCATCTTCACAGGCCTCGCGGTGGCCGTCGCCTTCCACGCCGGGCTTTTCAACATCGGCGGCGAGGGCCAGGCCTATCTCGGCGGGCTTGGTGTTGCCATCGCCTGTCTGGCCCTGGACCAGTATGTGCCGTGGTACGTCACGCTGCCCTTTGCCATCATCTGCTCGGCGGCGACAGGCGCGGCCTGGGCCTTTATCCCGGCCTGGCTGCAGGCCAAGCGCGGCAGTCACGTCGTGATCACGACGATCATGTTCAACTACATCTCCTATTCCCTGATGGTCTACCTCCTCGTCAACGTGCTGAAGGAAAAGGGATCGATGCAGACCGAGACCCGCACCTTCGAAGAGGGCGGCAGGTTGCCGATGTTGAATGACCTGTTCCCGTCGCTCGGTTTCGGCTATTCGCCGGTGAACCTGTCGCTGTTCATCGCGCTGGCGGCCTGTGTGCTTGTCTGGCTCCTGGTCTTCCGCACGAGGCTCGGGTTCGAAATCCGCTCCTTCGGCGCCAATGCGACGGCGGCGGTTTATGCCGGGATCTCGCCGGTGCGCACCATCATCATCACCATGCTGATTTCCGGCGGACTCGCCGGCATGATGGCGATCAACGAAATCATGGGATCGCAGCATCGGCTGCTGGTCGACTTCGTGACCGGATACGGTTTCGTCGGGATCGCTGTGGCCCTGATGGGCCGCGCGCACCCGGTCGGCATCGTGCTGGCGGCGATCCTGTTCGGCATGCTCTATCAGGGCGGCGCGGAACTTTCGTTTGAGATGCCGAACATCACCCGTGACATGATCATCGTCATCCAGGGTCTGGTGATCCTGTTTGCCGGGGCGCTGGAACACATGTTCCGGCCGACAATCGTCCGGATCTTCACGCCCTCCCGGGCCCTTGCCGCGAAGGAGGCGTGA
- a CDS encoding ABC transporter permease, producing MFELIILTFDSTLRVSTPLLLACLAGLYSERSGIVDIGLEGKMLGAAFGAGAVAYLTANAWLGLLAGIAVSVALGLLHGFASISNRGNQIVSGVAINFLAAGLTALLGQTWFRQGGRTPSLPDGGRFREIVWPFAEEIRGVPVIGPIYSELLSGHNILVYAAFLAVPLTWWVLFRSRFGLRLRAVGENPAAVDTAGISVTWLRYRAVIACGILCGFAGSYLSVAAGSGFGVNMTAGQGFMALAALIFAKWKPVNAMFACLLFGFLDAAGTRMQGVEFPVIGELPLQVFQALPYVLTVILLAGFIGKAIPPKAAGIPYLKERS from the coding sequence ATGTTTGAACTCATCATCCTCACGTTCGATTCCACTTTGCGCGTGTCCACGCCGCTGCTGCTCGCCTGCCTGGCCGGGCTCTATTCCGAACGGTCCGGCATTGTCGACATCGGCCTGGAAGGCAAGATGCTCGGGGCGGCTTTCGGGGCGGGTGCCGTTGCCTATCTGACGGCCAATGCCTGGCTTGGCCTCCTGGCCGGGATCGCTGTTTCTGTTGCGCTCGGCCTGCTGCACGGCTTTGCCTCGATTTCCAATCGCGGCAACCAGATCGTCTCCGGTGTCGCCATCAACTTCCTGGCGGCCGGTCTGACGGCCCTGCTCGGCCAGACCTGGTTCCGCCAGGGCGGACGGACCCCGTCACTGCCCGATGGCGGTCGGTTCCGCGAGATTGTCTGGCCGTTTGCCGAAGAAATCCGCGGTGTGCCGGTGATCGGCCCGATCTACAGTGAACTTCTGTCGGGACACAATATTCTGGTCTACGCTGCGTTTCTGGCGGTGCCGCTGACCTGGTGGGTGCTGTTCCGCAGCCGCTTCGGCCTGCGTCTGCGTGCAGTCGGGGAAAACCCGGCGGCCGTCGACACGGCCGGCATCTCGGTCACCTGGCTGCGTTACCGGGCAGTGATTGCCTGTGGCATCCTCTGCGGCTTTGCAGGCTCCTATCTGTCGGTTGCCGCCGGCTCCGGCTTCGGTGTCAACATGACGGCCGGACAGGGCTTCATGGCCCTTGCGGCGCTGATCTTCGCCAAGTGGAAGCCGGTCAACGCCATGTTTGCCTGCCTTCTGTTCGGTTTCCTCGATGCTGCCGGCACAAGGATGCAGGGCGTGGAGTTCCCGGTCATCGGTGAGCTGCCGCTGCAGGTCTTCCAGGCATTGCCTTATGTCCTCACCGTGATCCTGCTGGCAGGCTTCATCGGCAAGGCCATTCCGCCCAAGGCGGCCGGCATTCCCTATCTGAAGGAACGCTCATGA
- the cdd gene encoding cytidine deaminase encodes MSALDDLFEAARAVREKAYAPYSNFLVGAALRTPDGTVFTGCNVENASYPVSVCAEGGAVGAMIAAGHREIAEVVVIGDAALCTPCGMCRQRLKEFGTDDLVVHVANLDGIRRSFTMDELLPAAFELEDKKD; translated from the coding sequence ATGAGCGCGCTGGACGATCTCTTTGAAGCGGCCAGGGCGGTTCGGGAAAAGGCCTATGCGCCTTACTCGAACTTCCTGGTGGGTGCTGCCCTGCGCACGCCCGATGGCACTGTCTTTACCGGCTGCAACGTCGAAAACGCTTCCTATCCGGTGAGCGTTTGTGCCGAGGGCGGGGCCGTCGGCGCCATGATCGCCGCCGGCCATCGCGAGATTGCGGAAGTGGTCGTGATCGGGGATGCGGCGCTCTGCACACCTTGCGGCATGTGCCGCCAGCGACTGAAGGAATTCGGCACGGACGACCTGGTCGTCCATGTCGCGAACTTGGATGGCATCCGGCGCAGTTTCACCATGGATGAACTGCTGCCCGCCGCCTTTGAACTCGAAGACAAGAAGGACTGA
- a CDS encoding purine-nucleoside phosphorylase: MSGYGRECADIVRAARTGSYKIGMILGSGLGALAEEIEDAVRIPYSRLAGFPVSTVTSHSSELVAGALAGVPVVILSGRAHYYEGGDPSVMRTPVETLKELGCEILLATNAAGSLREEVAPGSPMLISDHINWSGKNPLIGEEDEKRFLDMSTAYDPDLRDAMKKVAAETGDAIAEGVYMWFSGPSFETPAEIRMAKRLGADAVGMSTVPEVIMARFLGMRVAAMSIITNYGAGMQTHALSHDETKAVALQGMERMKELVRAFVKEIGE; the protein is encoded by the coding sequence ATGAGTGGTTACGGCCGTGAATGCGCGGACATCGTCCGCGCTGCCCGTACGGGCTCCTACAAGATTGGCATGATCCTGGGCTCCGGCCTCGGGGCGCTTGCCGAGGAAATCGAAGACGCGGTGCGCATTCCCTATTCGCGCCTGGCGGGGTTTCCGGTCTCTACTGTGACCTCCCATTCCAGTGAACTGGTCGCCGGAGCGCTGGCCGGTGTGCCTGTGGTGATCCTGTCCGGCCGCGCGCATTACTACGAAGGCGGTGATCCATCCGTCATGCGCACGCCGGTCGAAACGCTGAAGGAGCTTGGCTGCGAGATCTTGCTGGCGACCAATGCGGCAGGGTCCCTACGCGAAGAGGTGGCGCCCGGTTCGCCGATGCTCATTTCCGATCACATCAACTGGTCCGGCAAGAACCCGCTGATCGGAGAGGAAGACGAAAAGCGTTTTCTCGACATGAGCACGGCCTATGATCCGGACCTGCGCGACGCCATGAAAAAGGTCGCCGCGGAAACAGGCGATGCGATCGCGGAGGGCGTCTACATGTGGTTCTCCGGCCCGTCCTTCGAGACGCCGGCCGAAATCCGCATGGCGAAGAGGCTGGGCGCGGACGCCGTCGGCATGTCCACCGTGCCGGAAGTGATCATGGCACGGTTCCTGGGAATGCGGGTGGCGGCCATGTCCATCATCACCAATTACGGCGCGGGCATGCAGACCCATGCGCTCAGTCACGACGAAACAAAAGCGGTTGCCCTTCAGGGCATGGAACGCATGAAAGAACTGGTGCGGGCATTTGTGAAGGAGATCGGCGAATGA
- the deoC gene encoding deoxyribose-phosphate aldolase, whose amino-acid sequence MSDMIEIAIRALGLVDLTNLNDDCTAADITRLTGRTVTDHGSVAAVCVWPRFVAQAAKELTGTGVKVATVVNFPAGGEDTDAVIAETRKALEDGADEIDLVMPYKAFCEGRKGFAEEQIIRVKAAIPAPAILKVILETGEIKDPLLIHAASNVAIGAGADFIKTSTGKVAVNATLEAAEIMLTAIEEARRDDGERVIGFKPAGGIKTAEDAAAYLALADRIMGHNWVSAHTFRFGASGLLDSLISTIEGQEIVDHSHHGY is encoded by the coding sequence ATGAGCGACATGATCGAAATTGCAATACGCGCCCTCGGGCTCGTGGATCTGACCAATCTCAACGATGATTGTACGGCAGCGGACATCACCAGGCTCACGGGCCGCACCGTGACCGATCACGGGTCCGTCGCCGCAGTGTGCGTCTGGCCGCGTTTTGTCGCCCAGGCGGCCAAGGAACTGACGGGCACGGGTGTGAAAGTCGCCACCGTGGTCAATTTCCCGGCCGGCGGTGAAGACACCGACGCGGTGATTGCCGAAACCAGGAAGGCACTTGAAGACGGCGCCGACGAGATCGACCTGGTCATGCCCTACAAGGCTTTTTGCGAGGGCCGCAAAGGGTTTGCCGAGGAGCAGATCATTCGTGTCAAGGCAGCCATTCCGGCGCCGGCGATCCTGAAAGTCATTCTGGAGACCGGCGAGATCAAGGATCCACTCCTGATCCATGCCGCCTCGAATGTGGCAATCGGGGCAGGTGCGGACTTCATCAAGACCTCCACCGGCAAGGTCGCGGTCAACGCCACCCTGGAGGCGGCCGAAATCATGCTGACCGCCATCGAGGAAGCGCGCCGCGACGATGGGGAGCGCGTGATCGGGTTCAAGCCGGCCGGCGGCATCAAGACCGCGGAAGATGCGGCGGCCTATCTGGCGCTCGCCGACAGGATCATGGGCCACAACTGGGTCTCCGCCCACACGTTCCGTTTTGGTGCAAGCGGCCTGCTGGATTCCCTGATTTCCACCATCGAGGGCCAGGAAATCGTCGACCATTCCCATCACGGCTACTGA
- the deoA gene encoding thymidine phosphorylase, whose amino-acid sequence MLPQEIIRKKRDGGTLDAEEIAFFVKGLADGSVTEGQVSALAMAVFFKGLTVDERVALTLAMRDSGDVMDWSGIDAPILDKHSTGGVGDNVSLMLAPALAACGAAVPMISGRGLGHTGGTLDKFDSIPGYQTQPDNLLFKKVVKEIGCAVIGQTGNLAPADKRFYAIRDVTGTVESIDLITASILSKKLAAGLQGLVLDVKWGTGAFMGSLDEARALAESLVLVANGAGLKTTALLTDMNEPLASAAGNAVEMQNAVDFLKGTAIDNRLWDVTVAQGGELLASGGIAATADAGMDMMREAFQSGKAAEKFAQMVHALGGPADFMEKCELYLAKAPVQAPVYAEQDGVVTGVDARAVGVAVVALGGGRRAAADVIDPSVGLTDLAGVGNTVDADAPLAIVHAKTEAEAEEAAIALRKAYTVGAAADVQDRPSVVDRIAP is encoded by the coding sequence ATGCTGCCGCAGGAAATCATCAGAAAAAAACGCGACGGGGGCACACTCGACGCGGAGGAAATCGCTTTCTTCGTGAAAGGTCTGGCAGACGGGTCTGTTACGGAAGGCCAGGTCTCAGCGCTTGCCATGGCGGTCTTCTTCAAGGGCTTGACCGTTGACGAACGGGTCGCCTTGACGCTGGCCATGCGCGACAGCGGCGATGTCATGGACTGGTCCGGCATCGACGCACCGATTCTCGACAAACACTCCACCGGTGGTGTCGGTGACAACGTCTCGCTGATGCTGGCCCCGGCGCTGGCAGCCTGCGGCGCAGCGGTGCCGATGATTTCCGGGCGCGGCCTTGGCCATACCGGCGGCACGCTGGACAAGTTCGACAGCATTCCGGGTTACCAGACCCAGCCAGACAATCTTCTGTTCAAGAAGGTGGTCAAGGAAATCGGCTGCGCCGTCATCGGCCAGACCGGCAACCTGGCCCCTGCCGACAAGCGTTTTTATGCCATCCGGGATGTGACCGGGACCGTTGAAAGCATCGATCTCATCACCGCCTCGATCCTGTCCAAGAAACTGGCTGCCGGCCTTCAGGGGCTGGTGCTCGATGTCAAATGGGGCACGGGCGCCTTCATGGGGTCTCTCGATGAGGCACGGGCGCTTGCGGAGAGTCTGGTGCTGGTCGCAAATGGCGCGGGCCTGAAAACCACGGCGCTGCTCACCGACATGAACGAGCCGCTGGCGTCGGCCGCCGGCAATGCTGTTGAGATGCAGAATGCGGTCGATTTCCTGAAGGGCACGGCCATTGACAACCGGCTCTGGGATGTCACTGTCGCGCAAGGCGGTGAACTGCTTGCCTCCGGCGGTATCGCGGCAACCGCGGACGCCGGTATGGACATGATGCGCGAAGCCTTCCAGAGCGGCAAGGCAGCAGAAAAGTTCGCCCAGATGGTCCATGCCCTCGGCGGCCCGGCCGACTTCATGGAGAAATGCGAGCTCTACCTAGCAAAAGCACCTGTGCAGGCACCTGTCTATGCCGAGCAGGATGGTGTCGTGACGGGCGTCGATGCAAGAGCTGTCGGTGTCGCGGTTGTGGCCCTTGGGGGCGGTCGCCGTGCTGCGGCGGATGTGATCGACCCCTCGGTCGGCCTCACCGATCTGGCAGGTGTCGGCAACACGGTCGACGCGGATGCACCACTTGCCATCGTGCATGCAAAAACCGAGGCCGAGGCGGAAGAAGCCGCGATTGCGCTGCGCAAGGCCTATACGGTCGGAGCAGCTGCCGACGTTCAGGACCGGCCGAGCGTGGTCGACCGGATCGCGCCGTAA
- a CDS encoding phosphopentomutase, producing the protein MPRAILCVLDSFGIGGAADAADFGDAGSDTLGHIAAYCAEGKGDREGLRSGPLTVPNMDRLGLGAAGKLSTGKDVPGLDFAGEPEGLWGYAAEVSNGKDTPSGHWEIAGVPVRFDWGYFPETIPTFPDELIAKISEKAGLDGILGNKHASGTVIIAELGEEHVKTGKPIFYTSADSVIQIAAHEEHYGLDKLYELCEITRELADPYNIGRVIARPFVGETSETFERTANRRDYSVLPPEPTLLDRLTADGRTVYGIGKISDIFAHQGVAKVLKGAGNDQLFDKTLEAMDLAEDGDMIFANFIDFDSLYGHRRDVPGYAAALEHFDRRLPEMIARMRDGDLLILTADHGCDPTWKGTDHTREHVPVIATGPGMAGRSVGGRKTYADIGESVADHLGIAIGPNGSSFL; encoded by the coding sequence ATGCCTCGTGCAATTCTGTGCGTTCTGGACAGTTTTGGCATCGGCGGTGCCGCAGATGCGGCCGACTTCGGCGATGCCGGGTCCGACACCCTGGGTCACATCGCGGCGTATTGCGCCGAAGGCAAAGGCGACAGGGAAGGCCTGCGCAGCGGACCGCTGACCGTTCCCAACATGGACCGGCTCGGCCTTGGGGCCGCGGGCAAATTGTCGACTGGCAAGGACGTTCCAGGTCTCGATTTTGCCGGCGAACCGGAAGGGCTCTGGGGTTATGCCGCCGAGGTCTCCAACGGCAAGGATACGCCATCGGGCCACTGGGAAATTGCGGGTGTGCCGGTGCGTTTCGACTGGGGCTATTTCCCGGAAACCATTCCGACCTTTCCGGATGAGCTGATCGCAAAGATCAGTGAGAAGGCGGGGCTGGACGGCATTCTGGGCAACAAGCATGCCTCCGGCACCGTCATCATTGCCGAGCTCGGCGAAGAGCACGTGAAGACCGGAAAACCGATCTTCTATACGTCTGCGGATTCCGTCATCCAGATCGCCGCCCATGAGGAGCACTACGGTCTCGACAAGCTCTATGAGCTTTGCGAGATCACCCGCGAGCTGGCCGATCCCTACAATATCGGCCGTGTCATCGCGCGGCCCTTTGTCGGCGAGACGTCAGAGACCTTCGAGCGCACCGCCAACAGGCGCGACTATTCGGTGCTGCCGCCGGAACCGACGCTGCTTGACCGGCTGACCGCCGACGGCCGTACGGTCTATGGCATCGGCAAGATCTCGGACATCTTCGCTCATCAGGGCGTGGCCAAGGTGCTGAAGGGCGCCGGCAACGACCAGCTCTTCGACAAGACGCTCGAGGCGATGGATCTTGCAGAAGACGGCGACATGATCTTTGCCAATTTCATCGATTTCGACAGTCTCTACGGTCACCGCCGCGACGTGCCGGGCTATGCGGCAGCGCTTGAGCATTTCGACCGCCGCCTGCCGGAAATGATTGCCAGGATGCGGGACGGCGACCTGTTGATCCTGACCGCGGATCACGGCTGTGACCCGACCTGGAAGGGAACCGATCACACCCGAGAGCACGTGCCGGTGATCGCCACTGGCCCCGGCATGGCCGGGCGCAGCGTCGGCGGCCGCAAGACCTATGCGGATATTGGCGAAAGCGTTGCCGACCACCTGGGCATTGCAATTGGCCCCAATGGCAGCAGTTTCCTGTAA